A single region of the Enterococcus mundtii genome encodes:
- a CDS encoding NADH oxidase, translating to MKVVVIGCTHAGTAAVKSILKNNPEADVTVYERNDNVSFLSCGIALYVGGVVKDPAGLFYSNPEELASLGAKVKMEHDVTDVDTENKQVTAKDLKTGETETVSYDKLVMTTGSWPIIPPIKGIESENILLCKNYNQANEIIAKAEEAKKVVIVGGGYIGIELVEAFVESGKEVTLIDGLDRILNKYLDKPFTDVLEKELVDRGVTLALGENVSEFIPDENGKVKQVTTASQTFDADMVILCVGFRPNTKLVEGKVETLPNGAIKVNEYMQTSNPDIFAAGDSAVVNYNPSGTQNYIPLATNAVRQGLLVGNNLTEQKMAYRGTQGTSGLYLFGWTIGSTGVTTESAPMNNLDVQATLFEDNYRPEFMPTTEKVMMELVYEKGTNRIVGAQFMSKYDITQSANTMSLAVQNKMTVEDLALSDFFFQPHFDRPWNYLNLLAQAALGEIETAQ from the coding sequence ATGAAAGTAGTAGTAATCGGCTGTACCCATGCAGGAACAGCAGCAGTAAAAAGCATCTTAAAAAACAACCCAGAAGCAGATGTTACAGTTTATGAACGTAACGACAATGTTTCATTTTTATCTTGTGGGATCGCATTGTATGTTGGAGGCGTCGTGAAAGACCCAGCAGGCTTGTTCTATTCAAACCCTGAAGAGTTAGCTTCGTTAGGTGCGAAAGTGAAAATGGAACATGATGTCACTGATGTTGACACAGAAAACAAACAAGTCACAGCGAAAGATTTAAAAACTGGCGAAACTGAAACAGTTTCTTATGACAAATTAGTAATGACTACTGGTTCATGGCCAATCATCCCGCCAATCAAAGGGATCGAATCTGAAAATATTCTTTTATGTAAAAACTATAATCAAGCAAACGAAATCATTGCTAAAGCAGAAGAAGCGAAGAAAGTAGTGATCGTTGGTGGTGGTTATATTGGGATCGAATTAGTCGAAGCGTTTGTCGAGTCTGGCAAAGAAGTGACATTGATCGATGGTTTAGATCGTATCTTGAATAAATATCTTGATAAACCATTTACGGATGTGTTAGAAAAAGAATTGGTTGATCGTGGAGTTACTTTAGCTTTAGGTGAAAACGTTTCTGAGTTCATTCCAGATGAGAATGGTAAAGTAAAACAAGTAACTACAGCTAGCCAAACATTTGATGCGGACATGGTTATTTTGTGTGTTGGTTTCAGACCAAATACAAAATTAGTAGAAGGTAAAGTAGAAACATTGCCAAACGGCGCAATCAAAGTAAATGAGTACATGCAAACAAGCAATCCAGATATTTTTGCAGCGGGCGATTCAGCAGTTGTCAATTATAACCCAAGTGGTACGCAAAACTACATTCCTTTAGCAACAAATGCGGTCCGTCAAGGATTGTTAGTAGGAAACAATTTAACAGAGCAAAAAATGGCTTATCGTGGAACACAAGGAACTTCTGGTTTGTACTTATTCGGTTGGACGATCGGTTCAACAGGTGTAACAACAGAAAGTGCCCCAATGAATAACTTGGATGTCCAAGCAACACTATTTGAAGATAACTATCGTCCAGAATTCATGCCAACGACTGAAAAAGTCATGATGGAATTAGTATATGAAAAAGGAACAAATCGTATCGTAGGCGCACAATTCATGTCTAAATACGACATCACTCAATCTGCTAATACGATGTCATTAGCGGTTCAAAATAAAATGACTGTTGAAGACTTAGCTCTTTCTGACTTCTTCTTCCAACCTCATTTTGACCGTCCTTGGAACTACTTGAATCTTCTTGCACAAGCAGCTCTAGGAGAAATCGAGACAGCTCAATAA
- a CDS encoding lytic polysaccharide monooxygenase, translating to MKKRLLGSVVLVLSLGGIIFGATKDVSAHGYVREPISRGYQGSLDARTNWTAAFQKYGAVINEPQSLEALKGFPAAGPADGRIASANGALGFELDQQTATLWTKQDISTGPNNFTWHFTANHRTAKYHYYITKNGWDQNKPLAREDLELLSEIDGGGQSSANISATHTVNIPEDRMGYHVILAIWDISDTANAFYNVIDANIKSNGAIPVVPNKPTNVRAVNTTKQSVSLSWDAQAAVEKYNVYRDGQLITTTSANNYQDNQLTANTTYKYEIEAVSFTGQVSEKSDALQVTTLADNEVEVPTRPGNLHSMGETMNSISLMWNPSSHSAGIKTYEIYRDGQLVGKTANTTYLDTGLNAGAQYTYTIKAVSNDSIRSEASNRLVISTKTNEIAPPSEHRQFELGSLFNPVRYTKDEIIFHEGKLYTTLVTHDNYGDPSWAPDSAASLFRIK from the coding sequence ATGAAAAAAAGATTATTGGGTAGTGTTGTTTTGGTTTTAAGTCTAGGAGGAATAATTTTTGGTGCGACAAAAGATGTTTCTGCACATGGGTATGTAAGGGAACCAATTAGTCGAGGATACCAAGGGTCATTAGATGCTCGCACCAACTGGACTGCAGCATTTCAGAAATATGGGGCAGTGATCAATGAGCCACAATCTTTAGAAGCATTGAAAGGCTTCCCAGCAGCAGGACCAGCGGATGGACGAATTGCTTCTGCAAATGGTGCATTAGGTTTTGAGTTAGATCAACAAACAGCAACTTTATGGACAAAGCAAGATATCAGTACTGGTCCTAATAATTTCACTTGGCATTTTACGGCAAATCACCGGACCGCGAAATATCATTACTACATCACGAAAAATGGTTGGGATCAAAACAAACCACTTGCGAGAGAGGATCTAGAGTTATTATCGGAAATCGATGGTGGCGGACAATCTTCTGCGAATATTAGCGCAACGCACACAGTCAATATTCCAGAAGACCGAATGGGGTATCACGTTATTTTAGCAATTTGGGATATTAGTGATACTGCGAATGCTTTTTACAATGTGATCGATGCGAATATCAAGAGTAATGGAGCAATACCAGTCGTACCAAATAAACCAACGAATGTCAGAGCAGTGAATACGACAAAACAGTCAGTCTCACTTTCTTGGGATGCACAAGCAGCTGTTGAAAAATACAATGTGTATCGTGACGGTCAACTGATTACTACAACTTCTGCGAACAACTATCAAGATAATCAATTAACAGCAAATACCACGTATAAGTACGAAATCGAAGCAGTATCGTTTACCGGACAAGTATCTGAAAAAAGTGATGCGCTTCAGGTAACAACGTTAGCAGATAACGAAGTAGAAGTGCCAACAAGACCAGGTAACTTACATTCAATGGGGGAAACGATGAACTCAATCTCATTGATGTGGAATCCTTCGAGCCACTCTGCAGGAATCAAAACATATGAAATCTATAGAGATGGCCAATTAGTTGGTAAAACTGCAAATACCACTTATCTAGATACTGGGTTGAATGCGGGGGCTCAGTATACGTATACGATCAAAGCAGTGAGCAATGATTCTATTCGATCAGAGGCAAGCAATCGCTTAGTGATTTCAACAAAAACAAATGAAATTGCACCACCAAGTGAACATCGTCAATTTGAGTTAGGAAGTTTGTTTAATCCTGTGAGATATACTAAGGATGAAATTATTTTTCATGAGGGAAAACTTTATACGACACTAGTTACTCATGATAATTATGGGGACCCATCTTGGGCGCCAGATAGTGCCGCTAGTTTATTTAGAATTAAATAA
- a CDS encoding DUF5960 family protein has translation MEKEYFVQQDNFIEDYKKVTGNETIDIDSLAEEVINQLNETQAEEFVLSGDETTDGEDHQFPFSRRIYTDENDGTLNTEYTYEGQPYELRTDDEVQ, from the coding sequence ATGGAAAAAGAATATTTTGTACAACAGGATAATTTTATTGAAGATTATAAAAAAGTGACAGGGAATGAAACGATCGATATCGATTCTTTAGCAGAAGAAGTGATCAATCAATTAAATGAAACTCAAGCAGAAGAATTCGTTTTATCTGGAGATGAGACAACAGATGGTGAGGACCATCAATTTCCGTTTAGTCGACGGATCTATACCGATGAAAATGATGGAACATTGAATACAGAGTATACGTATGAAGGACAACCATACGAGCTACGAACGGATGACGAAGTACAATAA
- a CDS encoding HTH domain-containing protein translates to MEEILERLISNDYKKRVVFILNTLERRKNVTVQYLAKSLKVTRRTITNDLKTIQDEFSDTIEILTSYKGVSMFVLNHFKLFEKKKSYYMNEDLVKVTTSILTGELKQVIDWSWELHYCEKTVIQKMRKLKKICHQYGLNLKLSPVEFLGKEIRIRKLFIDLYIKSAYLEIEDYCPYKNEMEEITKIVLALCSDVSQSITKKILALTFIRFGKDKLYIQSRLLDWFRNNPLTNQLFVEFIQLDCFKTYSKEVIFEECCFIACMIHLHECYYTEIEKHNKGFAEYFGFSETVKHLVLDLKSVLGNRIQVDNEQLYSIVNCFLFQEKIKQELEIDFSYNDEESAMLIDSINRRLYKEMNTVIKKNKAIQKNFLQKRCASSFTSDLLLFLYTNKACEVLSTVVVALKRGFLTDFALNEIIERYLHTRASIMYQEQLETIENPLDVDILVTNILPFPYQVGDKTKMFYLPEKADIDRTMDVVSDLLVTDFR, encoded by the coding sequence GTGGAAGAGATTCTTGAACGATTAATATCGAATGATTACAAAAAACGTGTCGTATTTATCTTGAATACTTTAGAAAGAAGAAAAAATGTGACCGTTCAATATCTTGCAAAAAGTCTCAAAGTAACTAGAAGAACGATTACCAATGATTTAAAAACGATTCAAGATGAATTTTCCGACACAATTGAAATATTGACTTCCTATAAAGGGGTCAGCATGTTTGTATTGAACCATTTTAAATTATTCGAGAAAAAAAAATCTTATTACATGAATGAAGACTTAGTAAAAGTGACAACAAGTATCCTTACAGGTGAACTGAAGCAGGTGATCGATTGGAGCTGGGAATTACATTACTGTGAGAAAACAGTGATCCAAAAAATGCGAAAGCTAAAGAAAATCTGCCATCAATATGGTTTGAATTTAAAACTTTCACCGGTTGAATTTTTAGGGAAGGAGATCAGAATCAGAAAACTGTTTATTGATCTTTACATTAAATCAGCTTATCTAGAGATCGAAGATTATTGCCCCTATAAAAATGAAATGGAAGAAATAACCAAAATCGTTTTGGCGTTATGTTCGGATGTTTCCCAATCAATCACAAAGAAAATACTTGCTTTAACTTTTATCCGGTTTGGAAAAGATAAATTATATATCCAGTCGCGATTGTTAGATTGGTTTAGAAACAATCCCTTAACGAATCAATTATTCGTTGAATTTATTCAATTAGATTGTTTCAAGACCTATTCTAAAGAAGTCATTTTTGAAGAATGTTGTTTTATAGCTTGTATGATCCATTTACATGAATGTTATTACACAGAGATAGAAAAACACAATAAAGGATTTGCAGAATACTTTGGTTTTTCCGAGACAGTCAAACATTTAGTTTTAGATCTCAAGAGTGTTCTCGGGAATCGGATCCAAGTTGATAATGAGCAACTGTATTCAATTGTCAATTGCTTTTTATTTCAAGAGAAAATCAAACAGGAACTTGAAATTGATTTTTCATATAACGATGAAGAATCGGCGATGTTGATTGATTCAATCAACCGGCGACTATATAAAGAAATGAATACAGTCATCAAAAAAAATAAAGCGATCCAAAAGAATTTCCTTCAAAAAAGATGTGCTTCGTCATTTACTTCTGACTTATTACTTTTCTTATATACGAACAAGGCATGTGAAGTTTTAAGTACAGTTGTTGTTGCATTGAAACGAGGATTTTTAACGGATTTTGCATTAAATGAAATTATTGAAAGATATCTACACACCAGAGCAAGTATCATGTACCAGGAACAATTGGAAACCATTGAAAATCCACTTGATGTAGATATCTTAGTGACAAATATTCTACCATTTCCGTATCAAGTTGGGGATAAAACCAAAATGTTTTATCTACCAGAAAAAGCAGATATTGACCGAACGATGGACGTCGTTTCAGATTTGCTTGTTACGGATTTTAGATAA
- a CDS encoding helix-turn-helix domain-containing protein has translation MLPDKLILLFITKTQFLQMKVLKEMKHGAVSIKKLEDEMDLTKRQARKILQNLMREYDESEISKKTHTSLILDKDELRCMPQLTDTEYLELISIFQERYFAESNLYQTLLYVLEKRKFSVSDIAKYLIYSESHVYKLLGKLKELFQLLKIDIRLMKVNETLIELTGSESTIRMLHYLGIAVISKGNYWLFKTITQEEVINLRLSINFDHYQNLSPLGKKRINYLLAVSLISLKNGYQIQDLSSELVELGETVYKEEMDACLEKLTVKKMIDGTNARNECIHFAFLSNYFAQDLNKKEEKEELGRKLGELKKNSIVTKCKKLLTCMIDYFHIPETIFYQLLYYLTNKLVTIHHLELYKFMPIYHDALPTNRYGAYIERCIDKNLKSYQNEPSYHHIKNSFVQVILGSLASNSLKSEHKVYVEFFNLPESKNIVENVITHYYNNKRIKIVESYDHADIVISDTYGYEDKDLFYFKHISDKDSWTRLGSYFNKVIVNTYKF, from the coding sequence ATGCTGCCAGATAAATTAATATTATTATTCATTACAAAAACACAATTTTTACAAATGAAGGTATTAAAAGAAATGAAACATGGAGCAGTCTCAATAAAAAAGCTGGAAGATGAAATGGACCTAACAAAAAGACAAGCAAGGAAGATACTTCAAAATTTGATGAGAGAGTATGATGAAAGTGAAATTTCAAAAAAAACGCACACCTCTTTGATTCTAGATAAAGATGAATTGCGCTGTATGCCACAACTAACCGATACGGAATATCTCGAATTGATCAGTATTTTTCAAGAAAGATATTTTGCAGAGTCAAATTTGTATCAGACATTGTTATATGTGTTGGAAAAAAGGAAATTCAGTGTTTCAGATATCGCAAAATATCTAATCTATAGTGAGTCACATGTATACAAACTTTTAGGAAAGTTGAAAGAATTGTTTCAATTACTAAAAATTGATATTCGATTGATGAAGGTCAATGAAACATTGATTGAGTTAACAGGTAGTGAATCTACTATACGTATGTTGCATTATCTGGGAATTGCAGTCATTTCAAAAGGAAACTATTGGTTGTTCAAAACGATTACACAAGAAGAAGTAATCAACTTACGCTTATCCATCAACTTTGATCATTACCAAAATTTATCTCCGCTAGGGAAAAAGCGTATCAACTATTTATTAGCGGTTAGTTTGATATCATTGAAAAATGGGTACCAAATCCAGGATCTATCCTCAGAACTCGTGGAGCTGGGAGAAACAGTCTATAAGGAGGAGATGGATGCGTGTTTAGAAAAGCTGACTGTCAAAAAGATGATAGATGGCACAAATGCACGAAATGAATGTATCCATTTCGCCTTTCTATCCAACTATTTTGCACAAGATTTAAATAAGAAAGAAGAAAAAGAAGAACTGGGAAGAAAGCTAGGGGAGCTAAAGAAGAATTCAATCGTCACCAAATGTAAAAAATTACTCACGTGCATGATTGATTACTTTCATATACCAGAAACGATTTTTTACCAACTACTCTATTATTTGACAAACAAATTAGTCACTATCCATCATTTGGAATTATATAAATTTATGCCTATATATCATGATGCATTACCAACAAATCGTTATGGAGCCTATATAGAGCGTTGCATCGATAAAAACTTAAAATCTTACCAAAATGAGCCTTCTTACCATCACATCAAAAATAGTTTTGTGCAAGTCATCTTAGGAAGCTTGGCCTCCAACAGTCTTAAATCTGAACATAAAGTTTATGTGGAATTTTTTAACCTTCCAGAATCTAAAAATATAGTCGAAAATGTTATTACTCATTACTACAATAATAAACGAATAAAAATCGTAGAATCGTATGATCATGCTGATATCGTTATTTCGGATACCTATGGATACGAAGATAAAGATTTATTTTATTTTAAGCATATCTCAGATAAGGATTCATGGACGAGGTTGGGATCGTATTTTAATAAAGTCATCGTAAATACGTACAAATTTTGA
- the nth gene encoding endonuclease III, translating into MLGKQRTMEAFEKMYEMFPEAHGELQHKNPYELLIAVILSAQATDVSVNKATPALFQAFPTPEALAKAPLEEIIPKIKTIGLYRNKAKNIKACAQQLIDHFEGQVPQTREELVSLPGVGRKTANVVLGDAFGVPAIAVDTHVERVTKRLRICKLDASVQEVEQTLMKKVPENLWVKTHHTLIFFGRYHCTARSPRCEVCPLLDMCQDGKMRMKNPANKHLK; encoded by the coding sequence ATGTTAGGTAAACAACGTACAATGGAAGCTTTTGAGAAAATGTATGAGATGTTTCCAGAAGCGCATGGAGAATTACAACATAAGAATCCTTATGAATTATTGATTGCCGTCATTTTAAGTGCACAAGCGACAGATGTTTCGGTCAATAAGGCAACACCTGCTCTATTTCAGGCTTTTCCAACTCCTGAGGCGTTAGCTAAAGCCCCACTAGAAGAGATCATTCCTAAAATAAAAACAATTGGATTGTATCGGAATAAAGCGAAAAACATTAAAGCATGTGCGCAACAGCTGATTGATCATTTTGAAGGACAGGTCCCTCAGACAAGAGAAGAGTTGGTCTCATTACCTGGTGTGGGTAGAAAAACAGCAAATGTGGTGCTTGGGGATGCATTTGGGGTGCCAGCTATAGCAGTTGATACTCACGTAGAACGTGTGACGAAACGACTAAGAATCTGTAAATTGGATGCGTCAGTACAAGAAGTTGAACAAACATTGATGAAAAAGGTGCCGGAAAATTTATGGGTAAAAACGCATCATACATTGATTTTCTTTGGACGGTATCACTGTACTGCTAGAAGTCCCCGCTGTGAAGTATGTCCTTTACTGGATATGTGCCAGGATGGCAAAATGCGAATGAAAAATCCTGCAAACAAACACTTAAAATAA
- a CDS encoding VirD4-like conjugal transfer protein, CD1115 family: MKNSKTWYYKLLLLFLFLVFAYTANRTILIYENFRQQTEDIAQVLVRTIDQLGLEVSRFEFDFSYSIASIIGTFTIVGGLALGILYHSGMPKHTEFEYGSARWGNKKDIKPMMDKKKDNNIILTKSESLSMSGRMKITKSNNFNRNKNVIVVGGAGSGKTRFYVKPNLMQLHSSYVVSDSKGLLLSETATMFKEAGYEIKVFDLITRENTDYYNPFTYIRTEDDILKVVNNLIKNTSDPEKKGGDDFWEKAETALLMATFSYLLQEVDEEDQTLTNVVEMVRLANCPEDVPDYVSPLDVIFNELEEKDPTNFAVAQYKIFKLAGDRTAKSILVSLGVRLSPFDIPNIKKIVSKDTLALDTVGDKKTIIYILLSDTDTSFNFLASMLYQQLFDSLVYKADNVYKGRLPHHVRCVLDEFANIGQIPDFEKVISVIRSREISVNVILQNISQLKNLYKDTWETIIGTSDVFLYLGGMELSTHEYISKLLGKKTIQHKNISITKGSNGNYSENYQKMGRNLLDVDEVANLSGTKAILKIRGIVPFISEKYDITKHKNYKKLGDVTPENWYERNQSPKNEEENK, from the coding sequence TTGAAAAACTCAAAGACTTGGTATTATAAATTACTTTTACTATTTTTATTTCTTGTATTCGCGTATACGGCAAATCGGACCATCCTAATTTACGAGAATTTCCGACAACAGACAGAAGATATCGCACAAGTCTTGGTTCGCACAATCGACCAATTGGGACTAGAAGTTAGTCGCTTTGAGTTTGATTTTAGCTATAGTATAGCAAGTATCATTGGTACATTTACAATCGTGGGGGGGCTTGCTCTTGGTATCTTGTATCACTCAGGCATGCCGAAACATACAGAGTTTGAATACGGAAGTGCCAGATGGGGCAACAAAAAAGACATAAAGCCGATGATGGATAAAAAAAAAGACAACAATATCATTCTCACAAAAAGTGAATCGCTGTCTATGTCTGGTCGTATGAAGATCACTAAGTCTAATAACTTTAATCGGAATAAGAATGTTATCGTAGTAGGAGGAGCTGGATCAGGGAAAACAAGGTTCTATGTAAAACCTAATTTGATGCAACTACATTCTTCCTATGTCGTCAGTGATTCTAAAGGACTCTTGTTAAGCGAAACAGCAACGATGTTTAAAGAGGCCGGATATGAAATCAAGGTTTTTGACTTGATCACGCGGGAAAATACAGACTACTATAATCCTTTTACTTACATCCGTACTGAAGACGATATTTTAAAAGTCGTCAACAACTTGATCAAAAACACTTCAGATCCAGAAAAAAAGGGTGGCGATGATTTTTGGGAGAAAGCTGAGACAGCCTTATTGATGGCTACATTCAGTTATCTTTTGCAAGAAGTTGATGAAGAAGATCAAACATTGACGAATGTCGTTGAAATGGTCCGCTTAGCAAACTGTCCAGAGGATGTGCCAGATTATGTTTCCCCACTAGATGTGATTTTCAATGAACTTGAAGAAAAAGATCCTACCAACTTTGCAGTCGCGCAATACAAAATTTTCAAATTAGCGGGGGATCGCACCGCAAAAAGTATTTTAGTCAGCTTAGGAGTACGATTATCACCTTTTGATATTCCGAATATCAAAAAAATCGTGAGTAAAGATACGTTAGCATTAGACACGGTTGGGGACAAGAAAACGATTATCTATATTTTATTATCAGATACAGATACAAGTTTCAATTTCTTAGCAAGTATGCTGTACCAACAATTATTCGATAGCTTAGTTTACAAAGCAGACAATGTCTATAAAGGTCGTCTACCACATCACGTGCGATGTGTCTTAGATGAATTTGCCAATATTGGACAAATTCCAGACTTTGAAAAAGTGATTTCCGTGATTCGAAGTCGCGAAATATCGGTCAATGTAATCTTACAAAACATTAGTCAGCTTAAAAATTTGTATAAAGATACTTGGGAAACAATCATCGGGACCAGTGACGTATTTCTGTATTTAGGTGGGATGGAGTTAAGCACGCATGAGTATATCTCCAAATTACTAGGAAAGAAAACGATCCAGCATAAGAATATCAGTATCACCAAAGGTAGTAATGGGAACTACAGTGAGAACTATCAAAAAATGGGTCGAAATTTATTGGATGTAGATGAAGTGGCGAACCTGAGTGGAACAAAAGCGATTTTAAAGATTCGTGGAATAGTTCCGTTTATCTCAGAAAAATATGATATTACCAAACACAAAAATTATAAAAAACTCGGTGATGTGACTCCAGAAAATTGGTACGAACGAAATCAATCACCGAAAAACGAAGAGGAGAATAAATAG
- the cysK gene encoding cysteine synthase A encodes MTQIYQSITELIGKTPIVRLNKMVPEGAADVFVKLEFFNPGGSVKDRIALNMIEKAEHDGILKPGDTIIEPTSGNTGIGLAMVGVAKGYHVKLVMPETMSIERRLLMKGYGAELILTPGTEGISGSIKEAKRLAEENGYFLPLQFENPANPLVHEKTTGPEIQAAFGVNGLDAFVAGIGTGGTITGAGHELKRINPALKIVGVEPAESAVLEGKEPGPHKIQGIGTGFVPDTLDTNVYDQVLSVSSEQAMIAARRMGQEEGILVGVSGGAAVEAALNVAKELGAGKKVLAIIPDNGERYLSTPLYQDM; translated from the coding sequence ATGACACAGATTTATCAGTCGATCACAGAATTGATCGGTAAAACACCTATCGTTCGATTAAATAAGATGGTTCCAGAAGGAGCTGCGGATGTTTTTGTTAAATTGGAATTCTTCAATCCAGGTGGCAGCGTGAAAGACCGTATTGCCTTGAATATGATTGAAAAAGCAGAACATGATGGAATATTGAAACCGGGTGATACAATCATTGAACCAACTTCAGGGAACACTGGTATTGGTTTAGCGATGGTCGGTGTAGCAAAAGGATATCATGTGAAACTTGTCATGCCTGAAACGATGAGTATCGAGCGTCGCTTATTGATGAAGGGCTACGGAGCAGAACTAATTTTGACTCCAGGGACAGAAGGCATCAGTGGTTCAATCAAAGAAGCAAAACGTCTGGCTGAAGAAAATGGGTATTTCTTGCCTCTGCAATTTGAAAACCCAGCTAATCCATTAGTTCATGAAAAAACGACTGGTCCAGAAATCCAAGCGGCGTTTGGTGTGAATGGGTTGGATGCGTTTGTCGCAGGAATCGGTACTGGTGGAACGATCACCGGTGCGGGACACGAATTAAAACGGATCAATCCAGCGCTTAAGATCGTTGGGGTTGAACCAGCCGAATCTGCCGTTTTAGAAGGAAAAGAACCTGGTCCACACAAAATCCAAGGCATCGGAACAGGGTTTGTTCCGGATACGTTAGATACGAATGTATATGATCAAGTCTTATCAGTATCTAGTGAGCAAGCAATGATCGCAGCTCGCCGTATGGGGCAAGAAGAAGGTATCTTAGTGGGTGTTTCTGGAGGAGCTGCAGTTGAAGCTGCACTTAATGTAGCTAAAGAACTAGGTGCTGGAAAAAAAGTTCTTGCGATTATTCCTGATAACGGAGAACGTTATTTGTCTACTCCTTTGTATCAGGATATGTAA
- a CDS encoding DnaD domain-containing protein: protein MLNLENYLKAGQTIVSNLLLKNYHRIGLQADEFLFILQLHMAQSEGDSFPDLMNISQNMGVKQEKVFQILNRLVSGHFIAIETTLIDGRKADRYDLTPTYVHLERLLEKDSLKQEEEVQEKTTRSVYQLFEQEFGRPLSSIEFQRIGQWLEEDHYHPEILKLALREAVLNQAYSFNYIDRILLSWERKNLKTKQQVEEDQKRRKQQLLQKEIDQPAQQEELPKVSLKNWLEEWE, encoded by the coding sequence ATGTTGAATTTAGAAAACTATTTAAAAGCTGGTCAAACGATCGTTTCCAATCTTTTGCTTAAAAATTATCATCGTATCGGCTTACAAGCAGATGAATTTTTATTTATATTACAGTTGCATATGGCACAATCAGAAGGAGATTCATTCCCGGATCTGATGAATATTTCCCAGAATATGGGCGTTAAGCAAGAAAAAGTTTTTCAAATTTTGAATCGATTGGTCAGTGGTCATTTCATAGCGATCGAAACTACACTTATTGATGGACGTAAAGCGGATCGCTATGATTTGACACCAACGTATGTGCATTTAGAAAGATTATTAGAAAAAGACTCTCTAAAGCAAGAAGAAGAAGTCCAAGAAAAAACGACACGTTCAGTCTATCAATTATTTGAACAAGAGTTTGGACGGCCCTTATCCTCTATTGAATTCCAACGGATCGGACAGTGGTTGGAAGAGGACCATTATCATCCGGAGATTTTGAAATTAGCTTTACGGGAGGCTGTATTGAACCAAGCGTATAGTTTCAATTATATCGACCGTATCTTATTATCTTGGGAACGGAAAAATTTAAAAACCAAACAGCAAGTAGAAGAAGATCAAAAACGCAGAAAGCAGCAACTGCTTCAAAAAGAAATCGATCAGCCAGCCCAACAAGAAGAGCTGCCAAAAGTATCATTAAAGAATTGGCTGGAAGAATGGGAGTAA
- a CDS encoding Fur family transcriptional regulator, translating to MENKKVEAAIEQLKKENIRITPQRYAVLEYLIEHRSHPTADEIYKALEHRFPNMSVATVYNNLRLFTSIGFVQEMKYGDASSRFDFSSQRHYHVICQNCETIVDFHYPGLEDIEMAAGRLTDFEIHDHRLELYGLCPNCKK from the coding sequence ATGGAAAATAAAAAAGTAGAAGCGGCGATCGAGCAGCTGAAAAAAGAAAATATTCGGATTACGCCGCAAAGATACGCAGTTTTAGAGTATCTGATTGAGCATCGTTCGCATCCAACTGCAGATGAAATCTACAAGGCGCTTGAGCATCGCTTTCCTAATATGAGTGTTGCTACAGTTTACAATAATTTACGATTGTTCACATCGATCGGGTTTGTTCAAGAAATGAAATATGGTGATGCATCAAGCCGATTTGATTTTAGTTCACAAAGACATTATCATGTGATTTGCCAAAATTGTGAGACGATCGTCGATTTTCATTATCCAGGGCTAGAAGATATTGAAATGGCGGCGGGGCGCTTAACTGATTTTGAAATCCATGATCATCGTTTAGAATTATATGGGCTATGTCCGAATTGCAAAAAATAA